Proteins found in one Populus alba chromosome 14, ASM523922v2, whole genome shotgun sequence genomic segment:
- the LOC118041772 gene encoding uncharacterized protein: protein MDAQKGSQTKLTRTQSSLRSSPTIRSSIHSLTSVAEEDVIKAQQQQQQQKLEDDLEEQKKIKPNRCGSTPRRTGSTRFTAVFTMVSLIFFTFFSLSFFFFFYLRREEVSTSENLLLALIFIAVTLFFASKNKNLINQNMIVFKQLWEVNTKRFNLCTSRTKSKQVQWFIGDPNVNNNNKDKKLEKRIIREGVEFYSNGDFYEGEFHKGKCNGSGVYNFFVNGRYEGDWVDGRYDGYGIESWARGSRYRGQYRQGLRHGYGVYRFYTGDSYAGEWFNGQSHGVGVQTCGDGSCYVGEFKCAVKHGLGVYHFRNGDRYAGEYFGDKMHGFGVYHFANGHCYEGSWHEGRKQGYGMYTFRGGDTRCGEWDVGNLRTSLPPVTDPVLRAVQSARRTAENAIHLRRVDEQVNKAVHAANRAATAARVAAVKAVQNRMDGKFCDTNV from the exons ATGGACGCTCAAAAAGGCAGCCAAACAAAGCTTACAAGAACTCAGTCTTCACTCCGTTCATCTCCCACTATCCGATCATCCATTCACAGCTTAACTTCTGTAGCCGAAGAGGACGTTATCAAAgcccagcagcagcagcagcagcaaaaactagaagatgatttagaagaacagaaaaaaataaagccgAACCGGTGTGGTTCCACCCCAAGAAGAACTGGTTCGACCCGGTTCACTGCAGTTTTCACTATGGTTTCGCtcatttttttcacctttttctctctttccttctttttcttcttttacttgagaagagaagaagtaTCCACATCAGAGAATCTTTTGTTGGCTTTGATTTTCATTGCCGTAACGCTGTTCTTTGCAAGCAAGAACAAGAACTTAATCAACCAGAATATGATAGTTTTCAAGCAATTATGGGAAGTGAACACAAAAAGATTCAATCTTTGTACTTCAAGAACCAAATCAAAGCAAGTTCAATGGTTTATTGGAGACCCCAAtgttaacaacaacaataaagatAAGAAGTTAGAGAAGAGGATTATAAGAGAAGGAGTGGAATTTTATAGCAATGGGGATTTTTATGAAGGAGAGTTTCATAAAGGCAAGTGTAATGGGAGTGGGGTTTACAATTTCTTTGTGAATGGGAGATATGAAGGTGATTGGGTTGATGGAAGATATGATGGGTATGGAATAGAGAGTTGGGCTAGAGGGAGTAGATATAGAGGGCAATATAGACAGGGTTTAAGGCATGGTTATGGAGTCTATAGGTTTTATACAGGGGACTCTTATGCTGGTGAATGGTTCAATGGGCAGAGTCATGGTGTTGGAGTGCAGACTTGTGGTGATGGGAGTTGCTATGTTGGTGAATTCAAGTGTGCGGTTAAACATGGCCTTGGTGTTTACCATTTCAG AAACGGGGATAGATATGCTGGAGAATACTTTGGAGACAAAATGCACGGCTTTGGTGTTTATCACTTTGCCAATGGCCACTGCTACGAGGGATCATGGCATGAAGGACGGAAGCAAGGCTATGGCATGTATACCTTCCGAGGTGGCGACACTAGATGCGGGGAATGGGATGTCGGTAACCTCAGGACCTCTCTCCCCCCTGTAACCGATCCAGTCCTTCGAGCTGTACAG TCTGCCAGAAGAACAGCAGAAAATGCCATTCACTTGCGCAGGGTGGATGAACAGGTGAACAAGGCAGTTCACGCCGCAAACAGGGCTGCAACGGCAGCTAGAGTTGCTGCTGTCAAAGCTGTTCAAAATCGGATGGATGGCAAATTTTGCGATACTAATGTTTGA